In a single window of the Rhopalosiphum padi isolate XX-2018 chromosome 1, ASM2088224v1, whole genome shotgun sequence genome:
- the LOC132928319 gene encoding carboxypeptidase Q-like, producing MAVGRFRFSCPVAAVVVLLLLQVLLIPGPTEASPDRCRLVRSLRDEIAGYRPVVERVLSYVQDQKGYKGKTWTTLSEFTDTFGSRLAGTQNLENSIDFMLNRLRAWGLDNVHAERVIFTGWQRRKEFATLVSPRVKNLAMLGLGGSVSTAPEGIRAEVVVVTSFEDLINKSSQVSGKIVVYNQPYVSYGETVLYRSMGASAASKYGAVATLIRSITPFSLNSPHAGQQSYSDGVKKIPTACITVEDAELLNRMYNRGSKLEIFLKMDSKFFANATSRNTVAEIKGTTDPDKIVLVSGHLDSWDVGQGAMDDGGGAFISWNSLVVLKNLGLRPKRTIRCLLWTAEEEGYIGAYAYLKGHKSELEKFNLVIESDEGTFQPYGIQFHGSETSACIMAEVAKLFDSINATTMQSSKDNVGSDIEVFENLNIPGLSLLNRNEKYFWYHHTEADTMAVEDPDSLDLNTAMFAVISYIIADLSVELPKS from the exons ATGGCTGTTGGTCGTTTCCGGTTTTCGTGTCCGGTAGCAGCCGTGGTCGTTTTGCTACTGCTGCAAGTACTGCTCATCCCGGGGCCGACGGAAGCGTCTCCAGATCGGTGCCGGCTGGTCCGTTCTCTCCGCGACGAGATCGCCGGCTATCGTCCAGTTGTCGAACGCGTACTCTCATACGTCCAGGACCAGAAAGGCTACAAGGGCAAGACATGGACCACCCTGTCCGAGTTCACAGATACGTTCGGCTCCCGGTTGGCCGGCACTCAAAACCTCGAGAATTCTATCGACTTTATGCTGAACAGACTTAGGGCTTGGGGCCTAGACAACGTACACGCCGAACGCGTCATATTCACAGGATGGCAAAG ACGCAAGGAATTCGCTACGTTGGTGAGTCCGAGGGTCAAGAACCTAGCAATGTTGGGACTAGGTGGTAGTGTCAGCACGGCTCCGGAAGGGATCAGGGCTGAAGTGGTGGTGGTCACCTCATTCGAAGACCTCATCAATAAATCTTCAcag GTCAGCGGTAAAATCGTCGTGTACAATCAACCGTACGTGTCGTACGGGGAAACTGTGCTGTACAGATCGATGGGAGCGAGTGCGGCGTCCAAGTACGGTGCCGTGGCCACGTTGATCCGATCAATCACTCCGTTCTCGTTGAACTCACCGCACGCCGGCCAACAGAGTTACAGCGATGGCGTGAAAAAGATACCGACTGCCTGCATTACGGTCGAGGACGCCGAACTCTTGAACAGAATGTACAACCGAG GCTCCAAATTggagatttttttgaaaatggacTCAAAGTTCTTTGCCAACGCGACATCTAGAAACACTGTTGCCGAAATCAAAGGCACGACAGATCCcgataaaattgtattggtaTCGGGACACCTGGATAGTTGGGACGTCGGGCAAGGTGCGATGGACGATGGTGGCGGCGCGTTTATAAGTTGGAACAGTCTCGTCGTACTGAAAAATCTTGGGCTTCGACCCAAAAGAACGATAAg ATGTTTATTGTGGACAGCTGAAGAAGAAGGATACATAGGGGCATATGCGTACTTAAAAGGACATAAATCAGAACTAGAAAAATTTAATCTGGTCATTGAATCGGACGAAGGGACGTTTCAACCGTACGGAATTCAGTTTCATGGTTCTGAAACATCCGCGTGCATTATGGCCGAAGTGGCAAA ATTATTTGACTCCATCAATGCAACTACCATGCAATCCAGTAAAGATAACGTTGGTTCGGACATCGAGgtgtttgaaaatttgaatatacCCGGTTTGAGTTTGTTGAATagaaacgaaaaatatttttggtatcaCCATACAGAAGCAGATACGATGGCCGTCGAGGATCCAGATTCGTTAGATTTAAACACTGCAATGTTTGCAGTTATATCGTATATCATTGCTGATTTATCTGTAGAATTGCcaaaatcataa